CGCCGCTGCCGAAGAGGCGCTTCCAGTCGCGGAGATTCCACTGCGAGATGCCCAGTTCGCGGGCGAGCTGGGTGGCACTGCGGCCGGTCTCGAGCAAGGCGACGGCGTCGCGCTTGAATTGTTCGTCATATTGCCTGCGCTTGGCCGGATTGGAGATGGGGCGCAGCGGATCTTTCGGATTCATCGGTTCTGGGAAGTTACCCTACTTCCCGTGTCCTCACTTTCGAGGAAAGATCAACCCCGGGCTTTCTCCTTGCCGCCCCTTCGGGGCTCTGGAGACCGTGGAGGTATGCCGCCCGCAAGGGGATCCTGAACCAGGCGGACCTTTGGACCTTTGGGCAATGTCGATGAGATGAACTCATGGCAGGCATGACACTTCCATGAGAATTCCACATTCATCGGCGTGGTAATGGCCCGCCCGTTGCTCTTTCGGGACAACGTCCGATGAAACTCAGCGACCTCAAGTCCTCCGGCCACTGGCCGACCCTGCTTACCGCGTTCCTCTACTTCGATTTTTCCTTCATGGTGTGGACGCTTCTGGGGGCCTTGGCGCCGCAGATCGCGGAGACTCTGAAGCTGAGCCCGGGGCAGAAGGGCATCATGGTGGCGGTGCCGATCCTGGGAGGAGCGATCCTGCGGCTGGCGCTCGGTCTATTGGTGGACCGGATCGGAGCGAAGACCACGGGGATCGTGGCGCAGTTGCTGGTGATGGGCTCGCTGGCCTGCGGCTGGATCTTCGGACTGAAGGATTTCCAAGCGACTCTCATCTTCGGGTTCACGCTCGGCATAGCCGGGGCATCCTTCGCGGTGGCGCTGCCGCAGGCGGGCCGCTGGTATCCGCCGAACATGCAGGGCGTAGTATTGGGACTGGCCGGTGCGGGTAACGTGGGCGTGGTGCTCGATAGCCTGATCGCGCCGCGACTCGCCGCGGTCTACGGCTGGCAGGCGGTCTTCGGCTTCGCGCTGATTCCCGCGATCCTGACCTTTGCAGCCTACACGATCTTCTCGAAGGACGCGCCGGGAGCGGTGGTGAAGAAGAAGCTCTCCGACTATGTGCGGCTGCTGAAGGAAAAGGATGCGCATTGGTTTTGCTTTTACTACACCGTTTCCTTCGGCGGTTTCGTGGGTCTGGCGAGCTACTACAACCTCTACTTCCGCTCCGAGTTCGGGCTGTCCGCAGTGAAGGCCGGCGACTTCGCGGCGATCTGCACCTGCGTGGGTGCGCTGGCACGCCCGATCGGCGGAGCGATCTCCGACCGGATCGGAGGCATTCGCACGATGCTGGTTCTCTATAGCTGCGCCGGTGCACTGCTGCTCATTGCGGCAGGGATCCACTCCTTCTGGCTGAACGTGGGGCTCTTCCTTGGCGTGAGTGCGGCACTCGGGATGTGCAACGGCTCGATCTTCCAACTGCTGCCGCAACGCTTCGGCAAGGACATGGGCGTGATGACCGGCTTGGTCGGGTGCGGCGGCGGCATCGGCGGCTTCTACCTCGCCAGCTCGCTGGGGCTGGCCAAGCAGACATTCGGCTCCTGCGCACTCGGATTCATCGCCTTCTCGGTGCTCTGCTTCATCGCGGTTTCCGGCCTGGCGATGGTGAAGACCCGCTGGCGGACGACCTGGGGTGCGATGGCGGATGCGCGGATCTAATCGAGAATGACGAATGTCGAATTTCCGAATGACGAATGGCTTGTGTAGATGAGGGGGTGAGGCTGGCGTGCCATCGGCTATGAAGATTCGTACCTCGTCCCACTGCCTGCCACGGGATGACGACGGGCGGCCGTCATCGGATGCCGTATCGATCACCCAATGGGACGGCGGATTCATCGCAGCGCTGGCGGATGGCGCTGGCACGGCTGCCGCGGCGCGGGAAGCGGCCGAGCATGCCGTGACGATGATCGGCACGCACTACCGAAGTCACCCGCTGGGATGGACACCGGGCAAGGCCTTGCGCGAGACAGTGCGGATGATCAACCGCGGGCTCTGGAATGAATCGCTCGCGCGCTTCGCCCGCACCGAAATGGTCTGCACGCTGGCAGTGGCCCTTTATGACGAGGGGATTCTCACTCATCTCGGCATCGGCGACTCGCGGATCTATCTCCTGCGTGCAGGCGAGCTCCAGCAACTCACGACCGATGACATCGATCCGCTGCAGACCAACCGCCTGACCAAGGCGCTGGGTGCCGGAGAAAGCTTGAGCGCCACGAGCTTCAAGATGTCATTGGAGGCCGGGGACACGCTCTTCCTGTGCTCCGACGGGATCCACCATCATCTGCCGGACGATGCGATCTACGAGGCCTTGGCGAGCGGCACCAGCGCGCGGCATCTGGCAAAGCAGGCGCGCGATGCCTCACCGGAAGAAACGCGCGACGACTGCGCAGCGATCCGGATCGATATCGATTCGCTGGAATGGACCGCGCGGCGTGAGGATCACCAACTGCCCGTGCCCGAGAAGCTGGCGGCGGGGCAAAAGCATGATGGCTGGAGCTTGATCCGCTCCTTCGGCGCGAATGACCGCTGCTGGCTGGCGGAGCGCGAAGGCTGCCGGCAGGTGATGAAGTTCGCACCGCTGGAAGCGATCGACCAAGCCGCGATGGTGGAGGCGTTCCTGAAGGAGACATGGAATGCGATCCGGTTCTCCGAGGAGGCCCCCTTCGTGAAGGCATGGGAGAATCCGGCGCGATCCTCCCTCTATTATAATATGGAGTTCGTCGATGCCCCGGGCTTGGCGAACCTGCTGAAGCAGCGTCGGCTCCAGGTGGATGAGACCGTGCAACTCGGCCACTTCCTGGCTGGAACCGGGATCCGGCTGCTGCGCCACGATCTCCTGCACGGCGACATCAAGCCGGAGAATATCCTGATCGGCTCCGCGTATGACTCGGTGTTCTTCAAGCTGATCGACCTGGGATCAAGCTGCGAGGTCTTCTCCCGCAACTCGCGGGCGGGCACGGCGAGCTATCTGGCACCGGAGCGCTTCAAGAACGCGCCGATCAGCGAGCGGACCGAGGTCTTCTCCATCGGGGTGACGCTCTACGAGGCCGTGGCGGGGCAGTTGCCTTTCGGACAGATCGAGCGCTTCCAGACGCCGAACTTCCGCGACCCGAAGCCGCCCGGCACCCACAATCCGCTGGTGCCGCCGTGGCTGGATGCGGTGATTCTGCGGGCTTGTGCGATCGATCCTGAAGAGCGCTACTCGCACTTCAGCGAGCTGCTCTTCGACCTGGCGAATCCCCAAAAGGTGAGACCTTGGCACCCGGCGAAAGCACCCTTGATCGAGAGACATCCGGTGCTGTTCTGGAAGTGCGCGGCAATTTTCCTCGCCATTCTCGCGGTGGTGCTGGCGATCCGATTGGGGTCGGCAAGCAAGTGATATCAATTCGCTCCCGAAGCGACCCGCGAGAACTTCGCGACGGCGAGGACCATGATCGCCAAGAGGAGGAAGGCTCCGCCGAGGCTGAGGTACTTCGCGATGAAGCCGATGGCAGCCGGTCCGGCGAGGATGCCTGCATAGCCGGTGATGCTGATCGCCGAGATGGCGAGATCGACCGGCATCACTTTCTGGCGTCCAGCTGAACTAAAAAGCACCGGTACCAGATTCGCGGCACCGAAGCCGATCAAGAGGAAGCCCGCGATGGCGAGCCAGGTCCACGGTGCGGTCACGACCAGAGCAAGGCCAGCCGAGGCGAGTAGCGAGCCGAGCAAGAGCACCCGTCTACCGCCCCAGCGCGCGGTCACGCGGTCGCCGGTGAAGCGCGTCAAGGTCATGGCCAGCGAGAAGAGCACGAAGCCGACCCCGGAATTCGCCTCTGCCACGCCGCGGCTTTCCTTCAGGATCACCGCGCTCCAGTCGAGCAGCGCTCCTTCAATCAGGAAGACGATGAAAGTGAGCGTGCCGATAAGAAGGACGATTCCCCGCGGCCTCACGAAGAAGGGAGAATCGCTCGCCGAACGAACCTCGAGCAGTCGCGGAACGGAGATGAACACGCAGATCAGAAGGAAGACGGTGATGCTAATCGTGGCGGCCAGCGGGCTCATGCCTGCGGATAACATCCCGGTGACAAGCGCCGATCCCGCGAGGCCGCCCAAGCTATAGCAGCCGTGGAAGTTCGACATGAGCGGGACGCCCGCGCGCTGCTCGACTTCGATGCCGTGGATATTCGCCGCCACATCCACCGCTCCCAGAAAGGCGCCGAAGAAGAAGAGGGCGGTCGCGAGTTGCCACTGGGTGGCGGCCATGGCGAGGAAGGGCAGGACACAGGCGATGCCGACGGAAGCGACGGCGATCACCACGCGGCTGCCGATCTTGCCCGCGAGGCCTCCCGCGAGTGGCATGGCCACTACGGATCCGGTGCCGAGGAACAGTAGCAGCATACCGAGCTGCGCTTCATCCAAGCCGATCTGTTGCTTCGCGAAGGGAACCAAGGGTGCCCAGCAGGCGATGCCCACGCCGGGGATGAGAAAGGAGAGCCGGGTCGCAAAGCGGGTCGCGGGTTGCGGCGGGACGGCTGCCATGGGTGGATTGGGATTCATGCGGCGGGCAGCAAGCGGCAGAAGGCGGCCTCCAACTCGAGGCGGTCCATCGGCTCATCCTCGAGCAGGGTGTGAAGCAGAAGCCCCTCGATCAGCGCATCGACGACCCGTGCGGTGGCTTCATCGAGATGGCGGGCGAGCGAGCCGCGACTGTTCCGCAGCCAGCGGTTCATGAGGGTGCGGAGCCGCGGGTTCCGCACGGAGCCCAGATAGAGCTCGTAGGCGAGGGTCAGTTGCTTGCCCGAGGCGAGATAGGCACCCACCTCCGCGGCAAGGACGGCGGGAAGCTCACGGGGAGAAGAGATCGAAGCGAGCGCTTGCTCGAAGTGATCGGAACACTCGCCGACATAACGCTCGAAGGCTGCCATCGCGAGATCGTCGAGGCTGGCGAACTGATAAGTGATGGAACCCAAAGGGACATCCGCAGCGGAGGCGACCTTGCGATGGCTCAAGCCGGCGAGCCCGTCCTGCACGATCACCTCCATGGCCGTGGCGACGATGCGACCGCGGCGACCGGGTTCGTGTCTGCGTTGTCGCTCGGCGGGCATCTTTAGGAACAGGTGTTCCTAAAGAACTCCCCTGTCAAGGCCTACCGATGATGAAGGCGGAATTCGGGCCATCCTGTCGCATTCATGCGTTCGGCGCATGGAGTCGAATCCACCCGATGAAACGCCTGAATTTGAAGGGCCTGATTATGAGAGAACCTCAGTGGGGACATGAGATTTCGCCTCATTCCATCGATCCGGCGGTTGGCACGCTGGCGCGATGAAAGCTGTTCCAAGGGCGATCCACATCGATATCGCGCCATGAACGAAAACCACTCCCTTTCCCGCCGCGGCTTCCTGACGCGGACCACCAAAGCTTCCGCCCTCGGCTTGCTGGCATCCGGTCTGCCATCGGGTTGGGCCGGTGCGCAGAGCGCCTCGGATGCGCCGGAAACCGCGAACGTCAACTTCGGCATCATCGCGCTGACGGATTGCTCGCCGATCGTGATCGCGCACGAGAAAGGGCTCTTCAAGAAGTACGGGATCAACTCGACGGTGACGAAGGGTGCGAGCTGGGCGGCGATCCGCGACTCGCTGGCGAACGGCGACATCCAGGCGACGCACATGCTGATCGGCATGCCGATCGCCTCGACCATGGGTCTGGGCGGTGCGCCGAAGGTGCCAATGGTGATCCCGTGGCTGCTGAACCGCAACGGACAGTCGATCAGCCTCGCGAAATCCCTCAAAGGAAAAGTGGGCGCGGACCCGAAGGCGTTGAAGCCGCTCGTGGATGCCGCGAAAGCGGCAGGGCATCCGATGACCTTCGCGATGACCTTCCCGCCGGGAACGCACGCGATGTGGATCCGCTACTGGTTAGCCGCCGGTGGCATCAATCCCGGCGACGCCGCGGGTGCGGGTGCGGACATTTCCCTGATCACCATTCCGCCGCCGCAGATGGTAGCCAACATGCAGGTGGGCAAGATGGACGGTTTCTGCGTGGGCGAGCCATGGAACGCGAAGACGATCGCGGACGACATCGGCTTCACCGCGATCAACTCGCAGGGTATCTGGAAAGACCACCCGGAGAAGGTCTGCGCCTTTACCGAGGAGTTCGCGAACAAGAACCCGAAGACCGTGAAGGCGGTGCTGAAGGCCCTGCATGAAGCGAGCGTGTGGCTCGACAAGATGGAGAACCGTACCGAGCAGGCGAAGATCGTGAGCGCTCCGACTTACATCAACTGCCCGCCAGAATCGATCCTGCAGCGGCTGCAGGGCAAGTATGACATGGGCGACGGACGGAAGTTCCGCGATCCGGATTACATGATCTTCAGCGACCGGAACTGCAACTTCCCGCAGCCGAAGTACTGCAAGTGGTGGCTGACGCAGCTCCGCCGCTGGGGCTTCACCCAGGGCGCGCCGGACTACGAGGGCGTAACCAAGCAGGTGATGCGCACCGACTTCTACGAAGAGGCGATGAAGGAGATCGGTTATACGCACGACGGCATGAACGATGCTCCGGAGTCCTTCTTCGACGGTTCCAAGTTCGATCCGAAGGGCGACATGGAAGCCTATGCCGCCTCCTTCGACGTGAAGACCCTGAAGGGCTGATTTTCCTGGTTGTACATCGGTTCCCCGCGGGTGGCTGCCATCCGGTCGCCCGCGGGTTTTCTCCAACAAGACCCGCACCATGAAATTTTTCCATTCGCTCAAGCTCGACATTCTCCTGCTGCCGCTGGTCGGCATCCTGCTCTGCCTCGGCGGCTGGGCGATCATAGCCGGCAAGTCCACCACCACCCAAACGGTCGATGACTGGGGTGATCCGGTGACGAAGGTCGAGCGCCATGGCATTTCAAAGAATCTCCCCTCGCCCTCCGAGACATGGACGGCGAGCAAGCCCTACATCGCGGAGCCGCTGGCCAAGCGCGGCGAGCTGGACCAGGGGATCCTGCGCTTCGCGTGGCTGTCGCTGAAGCTGGTGGCGCAGGGTTACTTCATCGCGCTGCTGATCGGCACGCCGATCGGTTTCCTGCTGGGGCTATCGAAGAACTTCACCAAGGCCTTCGACCCGATTATCCAGATCCTGCGGCCGGTCTCGCCGCTGGCGTGGCTGCCCTTGGGCATGGTGCTCTTCAGCGGCTTGAAGGTAATGGATGCGAGTGGCCGGGTGAGCTTCGGCACCTCGGATGCGGCGGCGCTCTTCACTATCGCGATTTGTGCGATGTGGCCCACGGTGCTGAATACGGCGGTGGGGGTCCGCGCGGTGCCGCAGGATTACCTGAATGTGGCGAAGGTACTGAAGCTCTCGAAGACGAAGACGCTGTTCAAGGTGCTCATCCCCTCGGCGCTGCCGTATATGTTCACGGGCTTCCGGCTTTCGCTGGGGATCGCGTGGTTGGTGATCGTGGCGGTGGAGATGCTGATCGGCAAGCCCGGGGTCGGAGGATTCCTGTGGCAGCAGTACAACGCGAACAGCTTCGCCCATATCATCCTCTCGATCCTGACGATCGGCGTGATCGGCTACGTGCTGGACCGCATGATGAGCCTGGTGGAAGGGCGCTTCCGCACGGCCTGAGAACCCCGAGCCTAACAGAACATGCCACCGATCCTTGAAATCAATTCGGCCGCGAAGGGCTTCGGCCGCGGCCGCGATCGCAGCGAGGTGCTGCGCGAGCTGAACCTGAGCGTGGAGGAAGGCGACTTCGTCTCGATCATCGGCTACTCCGGCACCGGCAAGAGCACGCTGATCAACCTGATCGCGGGACTGCTGAAGCCGGACAGCGGCAGCGTGAAGATGGATGGCGCGGAGATCAAAGGTCCCGGGCCGGAGCGCGGCATCGTGTTCCAGAACTACTCGTTGCTGCCGTGGCTGACCGTGACGGAGAACGTGCGGCTGGCGGTCGATCAGATTTACCCGCAACTGAGCGAGAATGAGTGGGCGGAGCATGCGGCACGATACATCGACATGGTGAAGCTCACGCCAGCATCCGGGAAGTTGCCGCGGGAACTCTCGGGCGGGATGCGGCAGCGGGTCTCGGTGGCGCGGACGCTTGCGGCGAATCCGCGGATCCTGTTGCTGGACGAACCGCTCTCCGCGCTGGACGCGCTGACACGGGCGACGCTGCAGGACGAGATTGCGGACATCTGGCAGCAGAACCGGACCACGGTGATCTGGATCACGAACGATCCGGACGAGGCGCTGCTGGTGGCGGACCGGGTGATCCCGCTGCTGCCGGGCCGCGAGGGAGCGACGCTGGGGGATGAGATCCGTGTGGATCTGGCCCGGCCGCGCGATCGCAAGCAAGTGCTCACGACACCGGAATTCAAGGACCTGAAGCTGCGTCTGGTGAATACCTTGCTCGGCGCGAAGAAGGACAGCACTCCCCTGCTGACCAAGAAACTATCGGCGCCGGACATCCTGCCGGAGGATCTCGGCAAGAAGCGGGACTTCTCGATCTTCGATCGTCCTGCACCGCGCCGCCGCTCACAGCTCCAACGCGAGGAACTCCAGATCGAGGCATCCTAAGTGCTTTCCCTTTCTCATCCCCAAACCCCGAATCGCATGTCCGCTCCCGTTCTCGAACTCTTCAAGCTCTCCAAGGCCTACCCGACCCCGAAGGGGCCGGCCGTCATCGTGAAGGAGTTCAACCTGAACCTCGCTCCCGGTGAATTCGTCACGCTAATCGGCCACTCCGGTTGCGGCAAATCGACGGTGCTCTCGATGGTGGCGGGGCTCACTGATGCCACCGATGGCGCGATGATCCTTTCCGGCCGGGAGACGAACGTGGCCGGACCGGATCGCGGCGTGGTCTTCCAATCGCCCTGCCTGCTGCCGTGGATGACGGCCTTCGAGAACGTGATGCTGGGGGTGGATCAGGTCTATTTCACCGCGCCCAAGGCAGAACGGCGCGAGCTGGCCGAGTATTACCTCTCGGTGGTCGGTTTGGGCAACGCGATGCACAAGTATCCCGGCGAGCTCTCCCAGGGGATGCGGCAACGGGTCGGCATCGCGCGGGCCTTCGCGCTCCAGCCGAAGATGCTGCTCCTCGACGAGCCCTTCGGGATGCTCGACGCGCTGACCAAAATGGAGCTGCAAGAGGTGCTCCTGGAATTGTGGCGGCGCAACAAGCTGACCACCTTGATGGTCACCCATGATGTGGACGAGGCGATCTTCCTCTCCGACCGGGTGGTGATGATGACCGACGGCCCGGAAGCCGAGGTCGGCGACATCCTCACTATCCCCTTCGAGCGACCGCGCAATCGGGCGGCCGTGCTGGCGGATCCGCGGTATCAGGAGATTCGGAATCACCTGCTGACCTTCCTGAACGAGCGCTCGCACATCCGACCGAGCCGGATCACCCCGCCGACCATGGAGTCCGTGACGGTTCCGGAAAGGAGCCCGGTACCCGGCGGGGCGGTCTCGACGCACTAATCCACCTCATCCTGAGTGGATTACATCATGCATGACGTCCGTTCATGGATTCGGTGACCAAGTTGCGCCAAAGTCCTGCGCGAAGACAGGGTCCTAGCATGGCCAGTGCTTATTTCAGGGCAGAAAGGACACTGCCATGGTCAACCTCAGCGACTCAGGATTCACTCCCGAACAAAGCTCCTACCTCTCCGGTTTCGTCTCCGGCATCTTGCAGGGACGCGAACTGCCCTTCCTCGGTCAAGACGGCGAGCGCCGCTTCACCCATGAACCGGAACAAAGCGTCCACGGCACACCGATCGACGACTTGTGCAAGGAAGAGCGGATCAAGCACGAGCAGCACGGACTGGATTGCTACGACGCCATTCTGGCCAATGCCGCGAGCGGGGAGTTCCCGAAGGACGGAGACGTCTTCCGCTACAAGTTTCACGGTCTCTTCTTCGTCTCCCCGGCTCAGGAGAGCCTGATGCTGCGCTGCCGGATCGCCGGGGGCGCGCTCAGCAGCCAGCAGTTCCGGGGACTCGCCGTGGTGGCTGAGAAATGGGGCCCGGGGCATGTGGACTTGACGACCCGTGCCAACGTGCAGGTGCGCGAAATCATGCCGGAGAATGCGCCGGACGTGCTGATGACCCTGAGCGAGATCGGCCTCACCTCGCAGGGCTCCGGTGCGGACAACATCCGGAACATCACGGCCACGCCGACGACCGGCTTCGATCCGGACGAACTGATCGACGTGATGCCCTACGCCCGGGCGATGCATCACTACATTCTCAAGAACCGCGACCTCTACGGCCTGCCGCGGAAGTTCAACATTTCCTACGACTCCGGCGGTAGCGTCTCGGTCTGCGCCGATACCAACGACATCGGCTTCTACGCCGTGAAGGTGGGCGAGAACGAGCAAGGGCTGAAGCCCGGCGTCTACTTCCGCATGCAGCTCTGCGGCATCACCGGCCACCAGCAGTTCGCGACCGACTGCGGGGTGCTCTTGACGCCTGCGGAAACCGTGTCGGTGGCTGCCGCCCTGATCCGCGTCTTCATCGAGAACGGTGACCGCACCAACCGCAAGCGCGCCCGCCTGAAGTATCTGGTCGATGACTGGGGCTTCGAGAAGACGCTGGAGGAAACCCAGAAGAAGCTGGCCTTCCCGCTGCGCTACTTCCCGCTGGAATCCTGCGAGCCCTCCGCGCCGAAGGCGAAGCAGGGTTACCTGGGCATCCACCAGCAGAACGATGGCAAGCACTACATCGGCGTGCTCA
The Luteolibacter rhizosphaerae DNA segment above includes these coding regions:
- a CDS encoding transposase, which translates into the protein MNPKDPLRPISNPAKRRQYDEQFKRDAVALLETGRSATQLARELGISQWNLRDWKRLFGSG
- a CDS encoding MFS transporter; translated protein: MKLSDLKSSGHWPTLLTAFLYFDFSFMVWTLLGALAPQIAETLKLSPGQKGIMVAVPILGGAILRLALGLLVDRIGAKTTGIVAQLLVMGSLACGWIFGLKDFQATLIFGFTLGIAGASFAVALPQAGRWYPPNMQGVVLGLAGAGNVGVVLDSLIAPRLAAVYGWQAVFGFALIPAILTFAAYTIFSKDAPGAVVKKKLSDYVRLLKEKDAHWFCFYYTVSFGGFVGLASYYNLYFRSEFGLSAVKAGDFAAICTCVGALARPIGGAISDRIGGIRTMLVLYSCAGALLLIAAGIHSFWLNVGLFLGVSAALGMCNGSIFQLLPQRFGKDMGVMTGLVGCGGGIGGFYLASSLGLAKQTFGSCALGFIAFSVLCFIAVSGLAMVKTRWRTTWGAMADARI
- a CDS encoding bifunctional protein-serine/threonine kinase/phosphatase; the protein is MKIRTSSHCLPRDDDGRPSSDAVSITQWDGGFIAALADGAGTAAAAREAAEHAVTMIGTHYRSHPLGWTPGKALRETVRMINRGLWNESLARFARTEMVCTLAVALYDEGILTHLGIGDSRIYLLRAGELQQLTTDDIDPLQTNRLTKALGAGESLSATSFKMSLEAGDTLFLCSDGIHHHLPDDAIYEALASGTSARHLAKQARDASPEETRDDCAAIRIDIDSLEWTARREDHQLPVPEKLAAGQKHDGWSLIRSFGANDRCWLAEREGCRQVMKFAPLEAIDQAAMVEAFLKETWNAIRFSEEAPFVKAWENPARSSLYYNMEFVDAPGLANLLKQRRLQVDETVQLGHFLAGTGIRLLRHDLLHGDIKPENILIGSAYDSVFFKLIDLGSSCEVFSRNSRAGTASYLAPERFKNAPISERTEVFSIGVTLYEAVAGQLPFGQIERFQTPNFRDPKPPGTHNPLVPPWLDAVILRACAIDPEERYSHFSELLFDLANPQKVRPWHPAKAPLIERHPVLFWKCAAIFLAILAVVLAIRLGSASK
- a CDS encoding MFS transporter, which produces MAAVPPQPATRFATRLSFLIPGVGIACWAPLVPFAKQQIGLDEAQLGMLLLFLGTGSVVAMPLAGGLAGKIGSRVVIAVASVGIACVLPFLAMAATQWQLATALFFFGAFLGAVDVAANIHGIEVEQRAGVPLMSNFHGCYSLGGLAGSALVTGMLSAGMSPLAATISITVFLLICVFISVPRLLEVRSASDSPFFVRPRGIVLLIGTLTFIVFLIEGALLDWSAVILKESRGVAEANSGVGFVLFSLAMTLTRFTGDRVTARWGGRRVLLLGSLLASAGLALVVTAPWTWLAIAGFLLIGFGAANLVPVLFSSAGRQKVMPVDLAISAISITGYAGILAGPAAIGFIAKYLSLGGAFLLLAIMVLAVAKFSRVASGAN
- a CDS encoding TetR/AcrR family transcriptional regulator → MPAERQRRHEPGRRGRIVATAMEVIVQDGLAGLSHRKVASAADVPLGSITYQFASLDDLAMAAFERYVGECSDHFEQALASISSPRELPAVLAAEVGAYLASGKQLTLAYELYLGSVRNPRLRTLMNRWLRNSRGSLARHLDEATARVVDALIEGLLLHTLLEDEPMDRLELEAAFCRLLPAA
- a CDS encoding CmpA/NrtA family ABC transporter substrate-binding protein, producing MNENHSLSRRGFLTRTTKASALGLLASGLPSGWAGAQSASDAPETANVNFGIIALTDCSPIVIAHEKGLFKKYGINSTVTKGASWAAIRDSLANGDIQATHMLIGMPIASTMGLGGAPKVPMVIPWLLNRNGQSISLAKSLKGKVGADPKALKPLVDAAKAAGHPMTFAMTFPPGTHAMWIRYWLAAGGINPGDAAGAGADISLITIPPPQMVANMQVGKMDGFCVGEPWNAKTIADDIGFTAINSQGIWKDHPEKVCAFTEEFANKNPKTVKAVLKALHEASVWLDKMENRTEQAKIVSAPTYINCPPESILQRLQGKYDMGDGRKFRDPDYMIFSDRNCNFPQPKYCKWWLTQLRRWGFTQGAPDYEGVTKQVMRTDFYEEAMKEIGYTHDGMNDAPESFFDGSKFDPKGDMEAYAASFDVKTLKG
- the ntrB gene encoding nitrate ABC transporter permease, with the translated sequence MKFFHSLKLDILLLPLVGILLCLGGWAIIAGKSTTTQTVDDWGDPVTKVERHGISKNLPSPSETWTASKPYIAEPLAKRGELDQGILRFAWLSLKLVAQGYFIALLIGTPIGFLLGLSKNFTKAFDPIIQILRPVSPLAWLPLGMVLFSGLKVMDASGRVSFGTSDAAALFTIAICAMWPTVLNTAVGVRAVPQDYLNVAKVLKLSKTKTLFKVLIPSALPYMFTGFRLSLGIAWLVIVAVEMLIGKPGVGGFLWQQYNANSFAHIILSILTIGVIGYVLDRMMSLVEGRFRTA
- a CDS encoding ABC transporter ATP-binding protein, which codes for MPPILEINSAAKGFGRGRDRSEVLRELNLSVEEGDFVSIIGYSGTGKSTLINLIAGLLKPDSGSVKMDGAEIKGPGPERGIVFQNYSLLPWLTVTENVRLAVDQIYPQLSENEWAEHAARYIDMVKLTPASGKLPRELSGGMRQRVSVARTLAANPRILLLDEPLSALDALTRATLQDEIADIWQQNRTTVIWITNDPDEALLVADRVIPLLPGREGATLGDEIRVDLARPRDRKQVLTTPEFKDLKLRLVNTLLGAKKDSTPLLTKKLSAPDILPEDLGKKRDFSIFDRPAPRRRSQLQREELQIEAS
- a CDS encoding ABC transporter ATP-binding protein; this encodes MSAPVLELFKLSKAYPTPKGPAVIVKEFNLNLAPGEFVTLIGHSGCGKSTVLSMVAGLTDATDGAMILSGRETNVAGPDRGVVFQSPCLLPWMTAFENVMLGVDQVYFTAPKAERRELAEYYLSVVGLGNAMHKYPGELSQGMRQRVGIARAFALQPKMLLLDEPFGMLDALTKMELQEVLLELWRRNKLTTLMVTHDVDEAIFLSDRVVMMTDGPEAEVGDILTIPFERPRNRAAVLADPRYQEIRNHLLTFLNERSHIRPSRITPPTMESVTVPERSPVPGGAVSTH
- a CDS encoding NirA family protein: MVNLSDSGFTPEQSSYLSGFVSGILQGRELPFLGQDGERRFTHEPEQSVHGTPIDDLCKEERIKHEQHGLDCYDAILANAASGEFPKDGDVFRYKFHGLFFVSPAQESLMLRCRIAGGALSSQQFRGLAVVAEKWGPGHVDLTTRANVQVREIMPENAPDVLMTLSEIGLTSQGSGADNIRNITATPTTGFDPDELIDVMPYARAMHHYILKNRDLYGLPRKFNISYDSGGSVSVCADTNDIGFYAVKVGENEQGLKPGVYFRMQLCGITGHQQFATDCGVLLTPAETVSVAAALIRVFIENGDRTNRKRARLKYLVDDWGFEKTLEETQKKLAFPLRYFPLESCEPSAPKAKQGYLGIHQQNDGKHYIGVLTPVGRISVPQMLALADVADEFGCGEIRLTVWQNLIIPGIPEEKLQAAITAIQATGLDHRNNTITGGLIACTGSRGCKYAAADTKGNAVELGAHLASKMILDQPVNIHLTGCHHSCAQHYIGDIGMMGTRVKEEDGSTVDGYNIVLGGGVDDQQAIAREVWKSVRADEIGPFVEQLLCAYLARREESESFAAFSRRLSVPELQALADTDAAATAAA